CCGGGTGGCCGCCGCGAAGGATCCAGGCGTCCATGATGTGCCCGACCGGAGCATCGGAGGCCGACTCCAGGGCGCTCCAGAGATCGTGTGTCACCGTGTTGGCGTAGGCGTGGTCGGCCAGGTACCGCCGAATGCCGTCCCTGAAGGTCTCCTCGCCCAGAAACTGCTCCAGCATGCGCAGCACCGAGGCGCCCTTTTCGTAGGTGAGCACGTCGAACATGCCCTCGGCGTCGGCCGGGGTGTGAACCTCAAACTCGATGGGTCGGGTGGTGCTGAGGGCATCCACCGTGAACGCCGCCGACCGCTCCAGCCCGAACTCCGCCCACACCTCCCACTCGGGTCGGAAATGGTCGGTGCAGCGCATCTCCATGAACGTGGCGAAGGCCTCGTTGAGCCACAGGCCCTCCCACCAGGCCATGGTCACCAGGTCGCCGAACCACATGTGCGCCAGTTCGTGGTTGACGACCGCCGCCAGGCGTCGCTGCTCGGCCCGGGTGGCCCGCGATGGGTCGATCAACAACAGCACCTCGCGGAAGGTCACGCAGCCCAGGTTTTCCATGGCACCGAAGGCGAAGTCAGGCAGGGCGACCAGGTCGAGCTTGTCGCCCGGGTAGGCGATGCCGTAATAGTCCTCGAAGTACTCCAGCGCGTGCTCGGCGGCCTCCAACGCAAAGGCGGTGAGGTGGGCCTGGCCGGGTTGATGAACCACGCGCACGGGGGTGGTGCCCACCAGGTGTGGCTCGGTGGCCTCGAGCGGACCGACCACCCAGGCCACCAGGTAGGTGCTCATCACCATCGTGTCGGCAAAGCTCACCCGCACGAGCCCGCCGTCCACCGGAACCCGCCCGATTTCGGCGCTGTTGGAGATGGCGAGGTGGTCGTCGTCGGTCACCAGCGAGACACCAAAGGACGCCTTCATGTCCGGTTCGTCGAAGCACGGAAACGCCCTCCGGGCATGGGGGGCCTCGAACTGGGTGGCGGCGAGGGTTGCGGTGGTGCCGTCCGCCGCCTCGTAGGTGGACCGGTAGAACCCCACCAGGCCGTCGGAGATCTCGCCGGTCCAGGCGAGGTGCAACGTGGCCGTGCCTGGGCTCAGCTGGTTTGCGAGGCGCAGCGTGACCGTCTCGGTCTCGTCGTCGTCGGTCACCTCCGCCGTTTGGGTGGTAACAGCACCCTGACCAGCAGCCTGACCATCGCCCTGGCTCACCTTGGCCAGGGTGATGGTCAGGTCCAACGCGTGCAGCGTCACCGTGTCGGTCGCCTCGGCGAGGGCAACCTCGATGTCCACCGTGCCGGCGAAGGTGGCGGCCACCAGGTTGGGGGTGATCTCCAGCGCGTAGTGGCTGGGGACGACGGTGCGGGGTAGCCGGTAGGCGGACTCGGACACGTGGACTCCTTGGCGCGTGTGCTGCGCGGAACGTTCGAACGATGGCGGCCGCCCAACCTACCGCCGCAGATTCGCTGACGGTCTCGGGGCGGGACCCGTGGCGTCTGAGGCGCCAACCTGGTCGATCGGCATCATGGAGAATCCAGATCGGGATTCCAGTACAGTGGCGTCAGCCAAGGGGGCCCATGAAGGTCGACGCAGCCGTCAACGAGTACGTCAGGCGCGGGGCGGAGGTGGCCGGGGTCCACGGTGGGCTCCTCGAGGTGCTGACCAGCTCGTATCGCGAGCTCGACGTGCAGCTACCGATCCGGTGTGAGTCGGGCGAGCTGCTGTTGTGTCGGGGTTACCGGGTGCAGCACAACGGTGCGCGTGGCCCGTACAAGGGAGGCATCCGTTACCACCCGTCGGTCAACCTCCCCGAAATGCGGGCGA
The nucleotide sequence above comes from Candidatus Microthrix parvicella Bio17-1. Encoded proteins:
- a CDS encoding M1 family metallopeptidase; this encodes MSESAYRLPRTVVPSHYALEITPNLVAATFAGTVDIEVALAEATDTVTLHALDLTITLAKVSQGDGQAAGQGAVTTQTAEVTDDDETETVTLRLANQLSPGTATLHLAWTGEISDGLVGFYRSTYEAADGTTATLAATQFEAPHARRAFPCFDEPDMKASFGVSLVTDDDHLAISNSAEIGRVPVDGGLVRVSFADTMVMSTYLVAWVVGPLEATEPHLVGTTPVRVVHQPGQAHLTAFALEAAEHALEYFEDYYGIAYPGDKLDLVALPDFAFGAMENLGCVTFREVLLLIDPSRATRAEQRRLAAVVNHELAHMWFGDLVTMAWWEGLWLNEAFATFMEMRCTDHFRPEWEVWAEFGLERSAAFTVDALSTTRPIEFEVHTPADAEGMFDVLTYEKGASVLRMLEQFLGEETFRDGIRRYLADHAYANTVTHDLWSALESASDAPVGHIMDAWILRGGHPALNVARSGDTLALTQRRAVPLGADEAEARTWPIPARLSVGTPDGRLVLDQLVEADSTMTVPSDARWVMGNASGNGFWRTHHDGELMDNLLAHLGELEPIERYLVVDDTWADLLAGRVEVSRVVEVCEAMTDDRHPAVWRRLGGVFGGLRRLIANDHLDQFQAWVRSVSFVALEDAARLAHDGDAAAQDLYAVLFGIAGVTGADPATQQAARELLAADPAKVDANLLASATGVVAADASAAEHRDLMARWRAADNPQEEVRFLYALVDTPSREDFEATLDLVTNEVRTQNAPYVLMRALSHPTLGAIAWRYLIDRWGDITERFPTNALPRMIEGIRWLTDDAVADPDAERGAPQFLARHPLGSGDQLVQQSLELQAVHRALVERSRPSLGGLIAQRVPGGA